The following coding sequences are from one Rhipicephalus microplus isolate Deutch F79 chromosome 3, USDA_Rmic, whole genome shotgun sequence window:
- the LOC142803887 gene encoding uncharacterized protein LOC142803887 has product MKAVLAHDVQVLYSLHGRKGKRAFVNLRLCRLVTDVICQKAGCDQAEALNFIKRWLPGSGRCGGRKRRFREAFVVEQPDDPHSQSADYRLLAAAGFLPSHSSQGLDSTTAPVPPTQPDLQ; this is encoded by the exons atgaaggctgtattggcacatgacgtgcaagtgctgtacagccttcatggcagaaaagggaaaagggcctttgtgaacctgaggctctgtagattagtgacag atgtcatctgccaaaaagcagggtgcgaccaggcggaggccctcaactttattaagaggtggctgccagggtctggtcgctgtgggggcaggaagcggcgcttcagagaagcatttgttgtggagcagcccgatgatccccactctcagagtgcagattatcggctgctcgcggcagctggcttcctgcccagccacagcagccagggccttgacagcaccactgcccctgtgcccccaacgcaacctgacctgcagtag
- the LOC142803888 gene encoding uncharacterized protein LOC142803888 isoform X2 has product MPLLLRILRIQLGIRQQQRQVLQEVRQLKHERKHLLQIGGRGLREIGVNAMKAVLAHDVQVLYSLHGRKGKRAFVNRRLCRLVTDVICQKAGCDQAEAFNFIKRWLPGSGDRCGGRKRRFRETFVVEQPGDPHSQSADYRLLAAAGFLPSHSSQGLHSTTVTVPPTQPDLQ; this is encoded by the exons atgc ctctattgctacggatcctgcggatccaacttggcatccggcagcaacaaagacaggttctgcaggaggtgcgacagctgaagcacgag cgcaagcacctcctgcagattgggggacgtggcctccgagaaattggtgtgaatgccatgaaggctgtattggcacatgacgtgcaagtgctgtacagccttcatggcagaaaagggaaaagggcctttgtgaaccggaggctctgtagattagtgacag atgtcatctgccaaaaagcagggtgcgaccaggcggaggccttcaactttattaagaggtggctgccagggtctggtgatcgctgtgggggcaggaagcggcgcttcagagaaacatttgttgtggagcagcccggtgatccccactctcagagtgcagattatcggctgctcgcggcagctggcttcctgcccagccacagcagccagggccttcacagcaccactgtcactgtgcctccaacgcaacctgacctgcagtag